Genomic window (Croceicoccus sp. Ery15):
CCCGCTGCCTCCGCTGGCGCTTTACCGCGCGTTGCGGCGAGTGAACCCCTCGCCCTTCCTCTATTTCCTCGACTTGCCCGGCTTTGCGCTGACGGGGTCCAGCCCCGAAATCCTCGTGCGCGTGCGCGGCGGGGCGGACGGCAAGCCCGAGGTGACGATCCGGCCCATCGCGGGCACCCGCCCCCGCGGCAAAGACGCAGAGGAAGACCGCGCCAATCGCGACAGCCTGCTGGCCGATCCCAAGGAACGCGCCGAACATCTGATGCTGCTCGATCTTGGCCGCAACGATGTGGGCCGCGTGGCGAAACCGGGCACGGTGCGCGTGACCGAAAGCTATACGGTCGAACACTACAGCCATGTCATGCATATCGTGTCGAACGTGGTGGGCGATCTGGCGGCCGATGCCGATGCCATCGACGCCATGTTCGCAGGTTTTCCTGCAGGCACGGTCAGCGGCGCGCCCAAGGTGCGGGCCTGCCAGATCATTGCCGAGCTGGAGCCGGAAACCCGCGGTGCCTATGCGGGCGGCGTCGGCTATTTCGCGCCGGACGGATCGGTGGACAGCTGCATCGTCCTGCGCACCGCAGTGGTCAAGGACGGGGTGATGCATGTGCAGGCAGGCGCGGGCATCGTGGCCGATTCCGATCCCGCCTATGAACAGCGGGAGTGCGAAGCAAAGGCGGGCGCATTGCTCGCCGCCGCGAAAGAGGCACTCAGCCTCGCGGGTGAGCCGGGATACGGGCAATAGGCCCGCCCCGCTTCCCCCGCCGCCTTGATCTCGGCCCTATTCGCGCGCAAAGGCGGGCATCATGATCCTTGTCATCGACAATTACGACAGCTTCACCTGGAACCTCGTCCATTATCTGATGGAAATGGGCGCAAAGGTGGAAGTGGTGCGCAACGACGCCATCACGGCAGCAGATGCACTGAAAACCGGCGCGAAAGGCTTTCTGATCTCGCCCGGACCCTGCACGCCCGACGAAGCGGGAATCAGCCTCGACCTCGTCGGCGCTTGCGCCGATGCGCGGCTGCCGCTGCTGGGCGTGTGCCTTGGCCACCAGTCCATCGGGCAATATTTCGGCGGCAAGGTCGTTCGCGGCGGGCTGATGCATGGCAAGACCTCGCCCGTCGATCATGACGGAACGGGCGTATTCGCTGGCCTGCCCTCGCCCTTTACCGCCACGCGCTATCACAGCCTTGTGGTAGAGGACGTGCCCGATTGCCTGAAGATCAACGCCACCACGCCGCGTCCGGACGAGGATGGCACCCATGCCATGGGCTTCCGCCACGAAAGCCTGCCGATCCACGGTGTTCAGTTCCACCCCGAAAGCATCGCCACGCAGCACGGCCATGCCATGCTTGCCAATTTCCTTGCGCTATGCGGGATCGACGCGGTTCTGCCTGCCGAACAGGCCGTGGTCGCATGATGGCATCGACCGGACTGACCATCGACGAAGCCGAAGCGCTGGTCGGCAAGATGCTCGACGGCGAAATGGCGGACGATGCCATTGCCGATGCGCTGACCGCCATGGCGGAGCGCGGCGAAACGGCAGAGGAAATCGCCGGTGCCGTGCGTGCCATGCGCGCAAGGATGAAGCCGGTTCCCGCGCCCGCGCTTGCCATCGATGTTTGCGGCACGGGCGGCGACGGGCAGCATTCGCTGAACGTATCCACTGCCGTGGCGCTGGTGGTGGCCGCTTGCGGCGTGCCTGTGGCGAAACACGGCAATCGCGCGGCCAGCAGCAAGGCGGGCGGGGCCGATACGCTGGAAAGCCTTGGCCTGAACCTCGACAAGGCCGGTGCGCTGGCGGCGCAGACCCTGCCGGATCTGTCCATCGCCTTTCTGTTTGCCCAATCGCACCATCCCGCGCTGGGCCGCATTGCCCCGATCCGCAAGGCACTGGGTCGCCGCACCATCTTCAACTTCACCGGCCCGCTGGCCAATCCCGCCAGTGTCACCCGCCAGCTGGTCGGCGTCGCCAGCCCCGCTCTGGTGCCCGTTTACGCGCGCGCCATGCGCGATCTGGGCACCGAACGCGCACTGGTCGTGTCAGGCATGGAAGGTCTGGACGAATTATCGATTGCCGGGCCCAGCAGGACCGAAGCGATCGGGTTCGACTTTCCGTCCGAGATCGGCCCCGAAGACGCGGGCCTGCCTGTCCATCCGCTCGATGAGATCAAGGGGGGCGACGCGGATTTCAACGCCGCTGCCCTGCGCGACTTGCTGATGGGGGCCAAAGGTGCCTATCGCGACACGGTGATCTTCAACGCCGCCGCCGCACTTGTGGTCGCGGGCGAAGCCGAAACCTTGCGCGAAGGCGCGGAAGAAGCCGCCGAAGTCATCGACAAGGGGCTGGTGAAAGCCTTGCTCGACTGCTGGATCGGCGTCGTGAATTCGGGAAAACTGGCATGAGCAACCGTCTGCTCGAGATTTGCGACGTCAAACGCGGCGAAGTCGCCCTTCGCAAGGCGCAGCGTTCCCTGCGCGATCTGGAAGTGCTGGCCCGCGCACAGGAAGCACCGCGCGGTTTCGCCGCGCGGCTGGAACAGGCATCGCGGCGCGGCTTTGGGCTGATCGCGGAAATCAAGAAAGCTTCGCCTTCCAAAGGCCTGATTCGCGCTGATTTCGACCCACCCGAACATGCCCGCGCCTATGCCGCCGGCGGGGCGACCTGCCTGTCGGTGCTGACCGATGCGCCGCATTTTCAGGGGCACGAGGATTATCTCGTCGCCGCGCGCGCCGCCTGTACCCTGCCCGTGCTGCGCAAGGATTTCATGGTCGACCCCTGGCAAGTGACCGAAGCGCGCGCCATTGGCGCCGATGCGATCCTGATCATCGTCGCCGCGCTCGACGATACGCTCGCCGCCGAGATCGAGGCCGCCGCCATCGAAGCGCATATGGATGTGCTGGTCGAAGTGCATGACGAGGCCGAGATGGAGCGCGCGCACCGGCTGCGGTCGCGGCTGATCGGCGTCAACAACCGCGATCTGCGCACATTCACGACCGACATCGCCACCACCGCCCGGCTTGCCCCGCTGGCCCCGCAAGGCGCCCTGCTGGTCAGCGAAAGCGGCATCGCCAGCCATGCCGACGTGCAGAGAGTGTGCGAAACCTCGGGCGCGCGTTGTTTCTTGGTGGGAGAGAGCCTGATGCGGCAGGACGACGTGGCCACTGCCACACGCGACCTTTTGGGTCTTCCCCGCCTGTCCGGCATGGCCGGACCGCTCGGAACGCGATGATGGGCAGCAGGCTGTCCCATATCGATGCCGCGGGAAATGCGCGCATGGTCGACATCGGCGGCAAGGCCGCAGCGCGCCGCATCGCGGTCGCCAGTGGCATCATCACCATGTCAGACGAAGCACTGCAGGCGATCCGCGAAGGCAGTGTGAAAAAGGGCGACGTGCTGGCGACGGCGCGCATCGCCGGTATCATGGCGGCGAAAAAGACGGGCGAGCTGGTGCCGCTGTGTCATCCGCTGCCCATCGATGCAGTGAATGTCGATTTCGCGTTCGAACACGGCGCGATCCGCGCCAGCGCCAGCGCCGCGATCGAGGCGAAGACCGGTGTGGAGATGGAAGCGATCACGGCCGTTTCAGTTGCGCTGATCACGATTTACGACATGGCCAAGGCTCTGGACAAGGGGATGGTCATCGGCGGTATCCGCCTGATCGCCAAGGATGGCGGCAAATCGGGCCGCTGGCGCGCCGCAGGGCACGAGGATCTGGAGCTTTGACGGCACCGCTGCTCGATCTGGACGAGGCGCAGCGGCGCCTGCTGGCGATGGCACAGCGGTTACCCGCCGTCGATTTGCCTGCCGAAGAGGCATCGGGCCGCTGGCTGGCGCGCGATGTCGTGGCGCTGCGATCGCAGCCGCCCGATCCGATGTCGGCCATGGATGGCTATGCCATGCGGCAGGCCGATATGCCCGGACCGTGGAACATCGTCGGCGAAAGCGCGGCGGGCCATGTGTATCAAGGCTCGGTCGGTGCGGGTCAGGCGGTACGCATCGCCACGGGCGGCGTGGTGCCCGACGGCGCGGACATGGTCGCCGTGCAGGAGGATTGCCGCCGCGACGGCGTCCGCCTTTATTTCGAAGGGCAACCGCCCGCCCCGCTTCACCGCCATATTCGGCCGCGCGGACTGGATTTCAGCGATGGCCAGACAGTCGCCAGGGCGGGCGAAAGGCTGACACCGGCACGGCTGGCGCTGAGCATCACTGCGGGTCATGGCATCTTGCCAGTGCATGATATCGCCAACGTCGCCGTCATCGAAAGCGGCGATGAATTGCGCCCTGCCGGTGAACCGCTGCCTGCCGGTTCCATTCTCGCCAGCAACGGGGCAATGCTGGGCGCGTTGTTCGCCGATATCGGCTGCACGGTTCAGCGTCAGGGCCCCGTCCCCGACCGGCGGGATGCCTTGCGCAGCGCCTTTGAAAATGCAGGCGATGCGCAGATGATCGTCACCAGCGGGGGCGCTTCGGTGGGGGACCACGATCTCGTGCTGCCCGTACTGCAGGAGATGGGCGCCGAAATCGATTTCTGGCGCGTTGCGATCAAGCCGGGCAAGCCGATCCTTGTCGCAAAGCTGGGCAAGCAGCTCGTCATCGGCCTTCCCGGCAATCCGGTTTCCAGCTTCGTCACCGCGCATCTGTTCGCCCTGCCCGTCGCGCGCGCGCTGATGGGCGACCGGTCGCCGCTGCCCGCGCTACAGCCCGCGTTCTGTCTTGCCGATCTGCCCGCCACTGGCAGGCGGACGGAATTTCTGCGCTGCCGCTTTACCGATGCAGGCGTCATGCCCCTGTTTCTGCAGGATAGTGCGGCGTTGAGCCCGCTGGCCGAAGCCGATGCGCTGATCCTGCGCCCTGCAAAAAGCGGAACGGTTGCCAGCGGCGATATCGTACAAGTGATGCCCTTTGCCCCGCGCAATCGCGCCTAGTGGAACATTGCGTTAACATGGCTTGACGATCATTCTGATGTTGCTTAATTGTTCCGCATTCGTTCGCGCCATTGGGGCGCGGAACGGAACAGGACTTTGGGCGGAACAGGATATTGGCCATGCTTACGCGCAAACAGCACGAATTGCTGCTTTTCATTCAACAGCGGCTTGAGGATACGGGCATTTCCCCCTCGTTCGAGGAAATGAAGGAAGCGCTCGATCTGAAATCGAAGTCGGGTGTCCACCGGCTGATTTCCGCCTTGGAAGAACGCGGGTTCATCCGCCGCCTGCCCAATCGCGCGCGGGCGCTCGAAGTGATCCGCCAGCCCGACGACGTGACCGGCACGGCGAAACCTGCGGCAGTGGCGCCAAGCGCGGCGAAAGCCGATAATGTGGTCGAATTCAGGCGCCCGTCCCCGCCGTCCGGCGCGTCGAACGATGTGATCGAAATTCCCCTGCACGGTCGGATCGCCGCCGGCGTCCCGATCGAAGCGATGGAGGATACGCAGGTCCTGCCTGTTCCCGCAGCCCTGCTGGGCAGCGGTGAGCATTACGCGCTGGAAGTATCGGGCGATTCCATGGTGGAAGCCGGTATTTTCGACGGCGATTACGCGCTGGTCCGCCGCACCGACACCGCCCGCGACGGAGAGATCATCGTCGCGCTGGTGCGGGGAGAGGAAGCAACGCTGAAATATCTGCGGCGCGAAAACGGCATGGTCAGGCTCGATCCCGCCAATGCTGCCTATGAACCGCAGATCTACGATCCGTCGGAGGTTCAGGTTCAGGGACGGCTCGCCGGATTGCTTCGCCGTTATCACTGATCGGATGATAAGGTCACCAGCCGTGGCGGTCGCCTTGGGGTCTGACCGCGCGGGTGGTGCCATTCGATAAGTCCACGGCCAGCCCACCGCGCCGCGCCAGCAGGCTGCTGTCCGCCTTCAGCATGGCCGGCTGGCAATCGGCGGGAAGCCGCCTGCTGGCGATCACGATATCGGCGCGCGCGCATGCCGCCACCATCGCGCCATAGGGCACCTCTGCCGGTCGCTGGGCGACAAGTAACACGCGCCCCTCCGCTTCGAACTGACAGAAAACGCCATTGCATCGTGCCCCCGGCCATTCGGGAAACTCGGCGAACGGCTCGACGCCATATTGCGCACCTTTTCCCATTGCCTCCACCATGGCCTCGGCAGAAAAACTTGTACTGTTGCGCAACAGGTAAAGCCGTCCGTCAGGCGCCAGTAGCGCAGCGTTGCGACCACTTTGCTCGATCAGCAAATCGGCTGGCCGCGCCAAAAACAGCGCAGGCAACCCGATCGCCAGCGGTGCCAACCCCCACAGGCGGAGCCGCCCCGACCAAAGCGCCAGCCACAATCCGCCCGCAACACAGGCGAGCACGGCCCACAAGGCGATCTGCGGCAGTTGCAAAACCGCCCCTGGCAATGACGACGTGCCATGCGCCAGCGCGATAATCAGATCGAGCGATTTGGCCCCCGCCCACCAGAACGGCGCGCCCCAGCCGACGGCATCGAAGACCAGCCCGCCGATCAGCACCGGCAGCGTCAATCCCGTCATCAGCGGAATTGCGATGACATTGGCCAGCGACCCGTAAACCCCTGACCGCTGGAAATGGAACAGCACCAAAGGCGTCAGCGCCGCCTCCACCACAAGACCGGTCAGGAACAGCAGCAATCCGGCGTGGAGCAGTCGCTCCAGCCGACCCTCTCCCCGACCCTCTCCCCGTTTCCCGCGCAGCCATGCGACGAACCGGCTGTTATGGAACGCCACGATCGCGATCACCGCGGCAAAGCTGAGCTGAAACGACGGGCCGATGACAGCCTCGGGCCAGAACAGCATCACGCCCATTGCCGCCAGTGCAATCAGGCGCAACGACAATGCCTGCCGCCCCAGCGCCAGCGCGCCCACCACCAGAAGTGCCGCAAGGCAGGCGCGCACCGTGGGCAAGGCCGCGCCCGTCAGCAGCGTATAGGCGATACCCGCCAGCGCGCCCGTCCCCGCCGCCGCCAGAGGCAGCCGGACCCGCAGTGCCAGCCATGGAAACAAGGCCCCCACACGGACTACCACAAGCCACGCAATCGCCACGATGGCGCCCACATGCAGTCCGCTGATCGAGAGCATATGCGCCAGACCTGCATCGCGCATCGCTTGTCCGTCGCTGTCGGGAATTGCGCCCCTGTCGCCGGTAATCAGCGTGGCCGCGATCGCCGCCGACGCCGTGCCACTGAACCGTCCGACCTGTTCGCGCACATGCTCCGCCAGCCTGCTGCGCCAACCCGCGATTCCGCCGCCCTCGCGCGTGATCGCCGGTTGCTCGAGCAGAGAGCCCGAAGCCGCCAGCCCGTCGAACCATGCTGCCCGTGCGAAATCATACCCGCCCGGCACGGCAGCGCGCTGTGGCGGGATCAATCGCAGCTTTGCGCGGAATTGCGCCCCCGCCGTCAGCCGCGGATCATCCATCTCTTCCGGCACGTTCAGCCGTGCGCGGATCGGCCTTGCATCCAGCGGATCGCGCGTGGCGACGATCAGCCGTACCCGATCGCGCGCCGGTTGCTCCTCGCGCTCCAGAACCAGCGCTTCGACCACGGCGACACGCGGGCCTGCCACCGGCTCTGTCCCGATCAGGGCGGATCGCGCCCAAATCAGCACAATCCCCGCCGCGATCATCAATGGCACCGCAACGGCGGCATTGCGCAGCAGGGCGCGATCGTCCCCGCGCATTGCAATCAGGGCCAGACCGGCCGGCAATCCGCACAGCCCCAGTGCGATCAGCCATTCGCCGGGGCCCGGCAGGGCGAACCAGATACCGATCCCCGCCAGCATCGCGACCGCCAGCCATGGCATGCGTTCAAAGCCGCGATCGGCAAGCAACGCCTCTAATCGTGCCACGGCACTGGACAAATGCGCTTCGCTCCCCCATTTCCGCAACCGCGAAGGAAGGCGGGAATCGCCTTCGTCCTCGCCCGCTATCGGGACGATGGTATTGGCAACGATGGTATTGGCACGGGCCTTCCCCATGGCACCGCGCAAGTCATTC
Coding sequences:
- a CDS encoding molybdopterin molybdotransferase MoeA; this encodes MTAPLLDLDEAQRRLLAMAQRLPAVDLPAEEASGRWLARDVVALRSQPPDPMSAMDGYAMRQADMPGPWNIVGESAAGHVYQGSVGAGQAVRIATGGVVPDGADMVAVQEDCRRDGVRLYFEGQPPAPLHRHIRPRGLDFSDGQTVARAGERLTPARLALSITAGHGILPVHDIANVAVIESGDELRPAGEPLPAGSILASNGAMLGALFADIGCTVQRQGPVPDRRDALRSAFENAGDAQMIVTSGGASVGDHDLVLPVLQEMGAEIDFWRVAIKPGKPILVAKLGKQLVIGLPGNPVSSFVTAHLFALPVARALMGDRSPLPALQPAFCLADLPATGRRTEFLRCRFTDAGVMPLFLQDSAALSPLAEADALILRPAKSGTVASGDIVQVMPFAPRNRA
- the moaC gene encoding cyclic pyranopterin monophosphate synthase MoaC; translation: MGSRLSHIDAAGNARMVDIGGKAAARRIAVASGIITMSDEALQAIREGSVKKGDVLATARIAGIMAAKKTGELVPLCHPLPIDAVNVDFAFEHGAIRASASAAIEAKTGVEMEAITAVSVALITIYDMAKALDKGMVIGGIRLIAKDGGKSGRWRAAGHEDLEL
- the trpD gene encoding anthranilate phosphoribosyltransferase, giving the protein MMASTGLTIDEAEALVGKMLDGEMADDAIADALTAMAERGETAEEIAGAVRAMRARMKPVPAPALAIDVCGTGGDGQHSLNVSTAVALVVAACGVPVAKHGNRAASSKAGGADTLESLGLNLDKAGALAAQTLPDLSIAFLFAQSHHPALGRIAPIRKALGRRTIFNFTGPLANPASVTRQLVGVASPALVPVYARAMRDLGTERALVVSGMEGLDELSIAGPSRTEAIGFDFPSEIGPEDAGLPVHPLDEIKGGDADFNAAALRDLLMGAKGAYRDTVIFNAAAALVVAGEAETLREGAEEAAEVIDKGLVKALLDCWIGVVNSGKLA
- a CDS encoding ComEC/Rec2 family competence protein, with the translated sequence MGKARANTIVANTIVPIAGEDEGDSRLPSRLRKWGSEAHLSSAVARLEALLADRGFERMPWLAVAMLAGIGIWFALPGPGEWLIALGLCGLPAGLALIAMRGDDRALLRNAAVAVPLMIAAGIVLIWARSALIGTEPVAGPRVAVVEALVLEREEQPARDRVRLIVATRDPLDARPIRARLNVPEEMDDPRLTAGAQFRAKLRLIPPQRAAVPGGYDFARAAWFDGLAASGSLLEQPAITREGGGIAGWRSRLAEHVREQVGRFSGTASAAIAATLITGDRGAIPDSDGQAMRDAGLAHMLSISGLHVGAIVAIAWLVVVRVGALFPWLALRVRLPLAAAGTGALAGIAYTLLTGAALPTVRACLAALLVVGALALGRQALSLRLIALAAMGVMLFWPEAVIGPSFQLSFAAVIAIVAFHNSRFVAWLRGKRGEGRGEGRLERLLHAGLLLFLTGLVVEAALTPLVLFHFQRSGVYGSLANVIAIPLMTGLTLPVLIGGLVFDAVGWGAPFWWAGAKSLDLIIALAHGTSSLPGAVLQLPQIALWAVLACVAGGLWLALWSGRLRLWGLAPLAIGLPALFLARPADLLIEQSGRNAALLAPDGRLYLLRNSTSFSAEAMVEAMGKGAQYGVEPFAEFPEWPGARCNGVFCQFEAEGRVLLVAQRPAEVPYGAMVAACARADIVIASRRLPADCQPAMLKADSSLLARRGGLAVDLSNGTTRAVRPQGDRHGW
- a CDS encoding aminodeoxychorismate/anthranilate synthase component II; translated protein: MILVIDNYDSFTWNLVHYLMEMGAKVEVVRNDAITAADALKTGAKGFLISPGPCTPDEAGISLDLVGACADARLPLLGVCLGHQSIGQYFGGKVVRGGLMHGKTSPVDHDGTGVFAGLPSPFTATRYHSLVVEDVPDCLKINATTPRPDEDGTHAMGFRHESLPIHGVQFHPESIATQHGHAMLANFLALCGIDAVLPAEQAVVA
- the lexA gene encoding transcriptional repressor LexA; this encodes MLTRKQHELLLFIQQRLEDTGISPSFEEMKEALDLKSKSGVHRLISALEERGFIRRLPNRARALEVIRQPDDVTGTAKPAAVAPSAAKADNVVEFRRPSPPSGASNDVIEIPLHGRIAAGVPIEAMEDTQVLPVPAALLGSGEHYALEVSGDSMVEAGIFDGDYALVRRTDTARDGEIIVALVRGEEATLKYLRRENGMVRLDPANAAYEPQIYDPSEVQVQGRLAGLLRRYH
- the trpC gene encoding indole-3-glycerol phosphate synthase TrpC, with the protein product MSNRLLEICDVKRGEVALRKAQRSLRDLEVLARAQEAPRGFAARLEQASRRGFGLIAEIKKASPSKGLIRADFDPPEHARAYAAGGATCLSVLTDAPHFQGHEDYLVAARAACTLPVLRKDFMVDPWQVTEARAIGADAILIIVAALDDTLAAEIEAAAIEAHMDVLVEVHDEAEMERAHRLRSRLIGVNNRDLRTFTTDIATTARLAPLAPQGALLVSESGIASHADVQRVCETSGARCFLVGESLMRQDDVATATRDLLGLPRLSGMAGPLGTR